From the Vespa velutina chromosome 16, iVesVel2.1, whole genome shotgun sequence genome, one window contains:
- the LOC124954658 gene encoding uncharacterized protein LOC124954658, which yields MKLTLFTLLALCLIALCRSADEEYDYEEEAVAAVTPAPSKPAPGRLGGLLSSRGRVNVGGRKATPAQSTTAKPVEQQPLEEEEEGEEPLEEIHEQEEIVTTTTESLKKVRGGVRPFRSNEDLIAALKRRRAQTGPSSHTRETSGTQAQTESTTPKSRTSASGRNKAGNSGGGESRTTTASRGRFGSSRGKPVQEEVEETQQEEIQVKPKPYRRG from the exons ATGAAACTTACGCTCTTCAC ATTATTAGCTTTGTGCCTAATAGCTCTCTGCAGGTCGGCCGATGAGGAATACGATTACGAGGAAGAGGCAGTGGCCGCTGTGACCCCAGCCCCAAGTAAACCAGCACCTGGTAGACTGGGAGGACTCTTATCCTCGAGAGGACGAGTCAACGTCGGTGGAAGAAAAGCAACGCCG GCACAATCTACGACCGCTAAACCAGTCGAGCAACAGCCattggaagaggaagaagagggtgAGGAACCGCTCGAGGAGATTCACGAACAAGAGGAGATCGTCACTACGACGACCGAATCTTTGAAAAAGGTTCGAGGCGGTGTTAGACCTTTCag ATCAAACGAGGATCTGATAGCCGCATTGAAAAGGCGACGTGCTCAGACTGGACCAAGTAGTCATACTCGTGAAACCTCAGGTACACAGGCTCAAACGGAATCAACGACTCCGAAGTCGAG aacgtCGGCGAGCGGCCGCAATAAAGCTGGTAATTCGGGTGGAGGAGAATCAAGGACAACAACAGCGAGCCGTGGCAGATTTGGTTCATCGAGAGGTAAACCTGTTCAAGAAGAGGTCGAGGAAACGCAACAAGAAGAAATCCAAGTTAAACCTAAACCTTATCGTAGGGGATAG